atttgaaaaaaataccgctaaagatcatgacctttagcgacgctttttccacaaatgccgctaaagattctttagcagcgcttttcctacaaacgccgctaaagatcaagaCCTTTAGCAGCACTTTTctcaaaaatgccgctaaaagtcatgaaattcaaaaaaatatatattacaaaatattataaaagtcatgaaaatataaaaatttaaaattcattatcaaattaaattttctattaaaattttaactttaaaactaaatacaaaaattaatgaatttaaatttagaatttaaaataataaaataataacacaattaaaatcaaaagttagaactcaagttatcttaaatattaaaataaaagtaaaaatttagaatcaaaactaaaataaataataaaaattagattaaatataaagatatcaataaaataaaatattataatgaaGTTCCTTAAATGAAATAAGGACTTAATTCCCATGTGAAATAtcaacattgattatttaaattgattaactAAGTCAAAATTGCAATTTgtgtttttcttctttcaactcaaataaaaataaaatgttgaaacaaaacaattaaataaaaaattagaataattagttGACAGGAGATTATTATTAAGTATATGCAAATATGCAAGTAGACGATTACAAAATAGGGTGTAGAAGGAcaacaacaaaattaacataGTTACTCACAGCATCTTCTGCCTGTTGAACCAAGGCTGTACCTTCAGCAGTAACATGCTGCAACAAGGAAGTACTTTAGGTTTAGTTTTTAGGGACATGAGAAAGAAGATCAATTGGTTTGCAGAACAGAGAAAACAAAATATTCAGACCTGCTTGAATACATTAGCAACAGGCTCCAAGCCTCGAGGTATTTTACAATAAAGCCTGTACATCCTAGAAAGATCCTCCACCTACAGAGTGTAAAGAAGGCCAAGTTAATATCTAACGCATACATTTGCTGGAGCTAATAGCAAGAAGAGTAAGCATTGCtagaaaagaaaaagattgaACAATACCTTGTCATCTCTAAGCAAGGCCCTGCATCCTGAATGCTCCTTTTCAAGTAGCCAATTTGCATATGTGACCAACAACTCATGTTGCACTTTCTAGATAAAGAACAAACAGTAATAAATAGAATGCTCTAGGAATTATAGAACTATCTTTATAAGAACTTATTGTTAATTcttatcacataattccatgtcaATTCATACGTCAAAAACATGCAATCTCAATGCCTAGGTAACGAGAAGGAAACATATAAAACAACAACCAGATCTTTCCACTCAAAGAGAATTCACCCAGCTTCTATTGTTACATCTAAGTGACTACTTTCATTCATCAAACACTATTCATTTGAGTGACTGTCTTTGAGCAAAGAATTAACGAAATTcactaagaaaaagaaaatcaccATCAAGCCAAAATTAAGCTCACAGAAAAAAGGCTCTTTATTAACCTATTCCAGCCATTTCACtcacctttaacaattttgtctCACTGCTTGAATGCAGGTAATGAGACACTCTCTCCCTTTCCTTTCTCAAGCATTCTTCAGACTGCATTAAcattaaagtaaataaaacaaTTAGAACCATCTCAATTAATCAGAGTAAAAAACTTAAAACCTATAAAAAAACAAAAGCAGGAAAACTTAAGCACTTGCCTTCAACATGTATTCCGGACAAGAATCTTCCTCAATCCAGCTTGATGCCTTCCGTGAATAGTAAGCACTAGTATCTTGAAGCAAATCTTCTTCAAAGAATTTTTGGGTACACATGTTGTATATGGTACTGTGATAGTCCAATAAAAGAATAATGATGAGaaccaaaataaaacaaacaactaaaaataataaCTAACGGCTCAAAAGAAATCAGCAAAACTGAATCAACTACCAGGCTATACCATGTGGGCTAGATCGCAACTTACCTCAACCCCCACTCCCTCACCCTTTGCTGAAAGATGTGATTCAGACCTACATCCTTATGCATAACCAAACAATTTTACCAGCTAAATTAAGTCCAGAGACTCTGATAACAAGCTTGAAATGTTTATTAGGGCATTAGATTTCTACTAGCTGCTTATTTGTTCAgcaatttcaatttttaaattattttgaagcATCAATCAAAATACACTAATGTCTAACTACAATAACTAGAAAAGTACTGAGTTAGCTGTCAGACTCATCAtagttaaaagaaatttataaaatttatgagaTTTGTAAGCTAAAGAAATCTCAGCCTCTAAGGGATCAATATAAGATGTAACCTGGAGCTAATGCTAAAAGCCCTTAGCATCCAATTGTAGCAGACACTGATCATTGAACCACGTCAAAAGTGAGAGATTTGAAAATTTGGGTATTCCAAGAATGAGCCCATTGAGAGTTAATAGGAGTTCTAAGAGAAAAAATCTAATAGCTACAAACTAGACGTGAAGAATATCAGACATTGGGCATTTGGTCTAGTGGGCATTTGTGTCCAAGTATAGGCATAGAGTATAGTTCTCCAATTATACGggaaaactcaaaaaatttaACACACACTTACTTAGACCCGGGTTACGGGTTTTGTTATTAAGAGAATCCTTCCTAGTTCTTACCAATTAAAAGATGCCTCAGTGAAGGATGCTAATGCCACTCCACCAACAACTGGTATGAGGGAGAACACTATCCAAAATGTAGGCCACTGCAAAAATGAAATTGTTAAAAACAAAGTCAATGACATGATAGTATTAATTTATCAGATTTCAGAGCCAAGTGTAGATGACACAAGTATATTTGagttattaaaattttgttcGATATATTTTAAGAAATCTTAAGCATCATATCTCCATATTCATATttgaaatataattacaaacaagCTCCTCATTTCTATAAAAACTGGAGAGCTGAAAGAATTGGAACCTCAAACattcagaaaaagaaaaaaatacttGTTGGTTTCAAACAGTAATCAAATCAAACAGTACATAAACTCATACCTCTCGAAGAAAAAGAACAGAGAATAAGACTATGAAAAAGGGCTCCATTGCTTTAATGGTGTGAGTGAAGGAGACATTAACTCTCCCAATACTAACATTTGTCAAAAGGTTGCCAAGAGTGTGAACTATAGCCAATGGAATGATTACTGCAAGCTGAAAATTGCTTCGTAAAAAAAACACTTTACTTTCAGAATTGAAACAGAACTATGTGattgaaatttatgaaaaataccTGAGAACGAGTAAGCTTTGGTCGATGGTAAAGATTTGAAGCCCACATTATAAGGATCATCAAAGTCCCACACCCAAAGTGGAAAGCTGTAACTGTTGCTGGAAACGTATACACCTTTAAAACCTTCATAAACAACAAGAATGCACTTGATATTCTACCACTTTTAACCATCAAAAGCTAACTTCAAGTTCTACCCATTGCTTTAAATTGCATTTTAATCTCAATGGGAGCTTGGTTTCCAAGAAAACAGACAAGACTAGAGGAAAATGAAAAAAAGCTACATCTTTAGCTTCAAGATGTGACTAGTGGTCTAATGAAAGACCCAGTTTATTATTACACAAACAGAAAGAGAGATGAAATTGGATTTATAACCTGCTTGTTGAAAATGTTGAAGTAGAtattcaaaatataccaaatggCAAACATGGCTCCAAGTTGCATGCTCGTAGCTAAACCACTAGAGTCATTTGTGTCGCCTATGTTTCCAGGAACCGGTGTAGCCCTGACCTTGAAGCCATCACATCTTCCATCTGAAATGAGGAATGACTCGTTGATTCGACGAGCATTGAAGCGGGAACAAGAAAAAAGATGAGAAGCTTTTTGAAATGAAAGTCCATTGATGGATCTGAGGAGACCTAATGGCTTTAATGAAGACAAGTTCCAGAGTGAACCAGAGGGCTGCCGATTTGGGGAAATTGGGGGAAAAAATAAAGGAAATCGGGGTAGGGGAGAAATGATTTGGGAAAAATAAAATGGGACAGAAAACAGAAGAAATTTCAAGTGAAATTTTAGGATTTCTTTGGGGAGGGAACCGATTTTGGGAAAAGAAAGGAGGGAAGAAAAAAAGATTTCTTGTCAAATTTTGGGATTTCGGGGGGAAGGGGGGAACGAAAAAGTCTAATGCATTTTGGGTAACAAGATGGCACCATTTTGTGTAAAAAATTTTGCGATAAAAAACACCTGTTTACTTTTTACGGCATTTTTAATAAAAACGTCACAAAAAGTTATTTTCTCACTTTTTTGCTCtgctaaaattttttattttgttttaatatatataaattttatcattatctcttaaataatttaaattatatttaattatatgtatacacctaaattttgatagagatacatctcgaattatatatgaatttcggtTTAATGTGTAATTACAGACttgaaattctaattgtggtttaaatgtatagttaaaactttaattttgatttaatcatacacgttttaaataattagataaaatttgaatttttatatatttttatatatcaaattgtttagattaaatattttaaatataaaagcattaattgattacataaaatttcatcatttaacaaatctcaagTTAAATCctaaatatatataaagtttaactattatctcttaaataaattaaactataatcataattttaatatcttaaatttaatatatattatctcttttacgaatatataataaattatttaatatataaattaaaaatactaattaatctaaacctaaACCCGTAACTTTTatcccctaaaccctaaatcatacaacataacccctaaacccctaacccctaatccctaacccctaacccctaaaccttaaaccccaacccttaaaccataaactataaaccataatccataaacccataacccataatccataaaccttaaaatagtaactcttaAATTTTAAACCTTAAATCATATACCCTAAGCCATAAATCttaaacataattaattcaatattttaaaattaagactATCTCTTTTACTATTATAtaagaatttatttaatatataaattaaaaacaataagtcatatacccaaaaactttaaattattttaaataatagtattttaattttttcatttttaacaaatattttctaTAATAAAATTCAAAACACAATTAACTTTATGATTATAACCAAAATAACAATTAATTTTATAtagacttttaaattaatttttatataaacttttaataaatatacGAGTTAAATACTATCTTTTCGCATAAGAGTGTTAaatcttaaaaagaaaaagtaattctaAACCACCTAatctttaaaagttaaaatatgagATAAGTATTTGTACTTttcagaaaattaaaatttagtcattatatttcTATTCTTAAGAATTTAATTCTCTATGtttcaaatttctaaatttaagtttaattgttaaaattaatttttattattattaaattagttagggATTTGGATATAGAATTTGGGAATGGGTGATAATACTTTAGGGATTTAGGATGAGGAAGAAGGGGGAAATAAAACTGGGGAAAAATAGGGAAAATGTTAAGTGTATCAAGTGTGGGTAAAAAATAAGATAGCTAAACAACGAAGTtttgaacaaaataatttaacattagcggcgtttataaCCTAGCGCCGCTAAAAATGCACCTATTACggcgtttagggttttaggggttataatTTAGTATTTAGGGTTTGTTAAGATTTAGGGGTTTACTATTTTAGGGGTTATAAagtagtgtttatgatttttttagggtttaagattttaAGAGTTATAtgtcttttagcggcgttttaccaaaagcgctgGTAATGCCCTGTCTTTTAGCGACGTTTTACCAAAAGTGCCGCTAATGccctggtttttagcggcgttttaccaaaagcgccgctaatgatctggtttttagtggcgtttttggtaaacgccgctattgctctgtgttttacaatttttgcagcgttttttgataaaacgccgctaattgGAATAGAAGATGGTTACCTTCGATTTGATTTCTGAAAGGGCCTATCAGATTTTGTACAAGAGTATGGCTCAAGTGGTTTTGGTCAAGCTTTTGGGAAGGAAGATAAGTTTCCAGATTCTTTCTAATAAAATTTATCACCTATGAAAGTCATCCACTTCTGTTAAAATCATGGATTTGGAGAACGATTATTTCAGGGTGAAGATCCAGATAGGAATGGAATATGTTCAGGCTCTCACAGAAGGACTGTGGTTGTCTTTGGGCAATATTTAACGTTTCAACCATGGTAGAAGTTCTTCTCTACTAGTCAACCTTATCCGTCGAATGTAGTGGCTAGATCCGCCTTCCTGGTCTCCTGAGTTTTTTGTATCGGAAGAGTGTCTTAACAAGCATTGGAAAAACTATTGGGCATGTCATTAAACTGAATGATAATACTTGTAATGCGATAGGGGTCGGTTCATCAGTATGGCTATTCTCCTTGATCTTAACAAGCCTTTGGTCTCTAGAATTAAAGTGGATGGTCGCCTTCAATGTGTGGAATATGAGTCCCTCCTCAACATTTGTTTTTCTTGTAGGCGTTGTGGGCATTTGAGAGATTCCTGCTCCTGTGTTTCTGCACATGAAATACATAATGAAGAGTTGGCTGTGCAAATAGTAGATTGAGGGAACCATGAAGCTCCTGTTATGGTCGAGAAGGAATATGATTCGGATATGTTTAGACCTTAGATGTTAGTAGATCGTCAGAGTAGTAAGATCAATTAGAAATAGACGACTGCTCGAGATGGAAGGAAATGGTCAGTTTCATCGAGATTATGCTTCAATGCTCTATAAGATTTACGAGATAAGAATCATGAGGGATTCTAGGAGTCTGTTCCCGTTGATTCAGCCAAATTAAAAGGCAAATGGGTTGCCATTTATAATAACCCCTTAGGAGAAGACATGTCAACACACAAGATGGCTTTTACTCAGGTGCTTCGTTACTCCGATTCAGGCTTGGATTTTGGGGCGGTCGTTATGGAATCAGGCCTAGAGGCGAGATGGTCTGCTAAAGAGACGGGTTTGCCTGATAGTTAGGCCTCAAGATAAACAAGCTCGAATGGATGTTGGACTTTCTAAGTTGGGTTCTAAGGATTGCTGAACTAAATGGGTGTCATACTACAAAGCATTTTAAATACTTGACCCAAATCCCAACTCCTCTTCATTCAACTTGCGAGTTATTAATCACAGGGAAATTTCAAAGTTGTAGACGGTGGAAAATTCCAGTACGGTTATTGTTTCGTTGGTACAAGGACCGCATTAGGAATTTGTAGAAAAGATAGGTGCGACGATTTTGAACTCGAAATGTCATTCGGTTATTAATTTTGTTGAGAATCGGAACCCTAACATTCCCATGGGCAATGTGATTTTTATTGATCCATTACCAAAACAAGTTGTGCATACTATTGGTTGGATCTCGTTGAAAGTTAATGAACCTAAACGTTTGAGGAAAGCTTCCCACATTTTTCGAGGTAAATGAAGTAAATTTAAGGTGAGGGCTTATGATCATGAGCCTGTAGCTGAAGCGATAATAAAGGTTGTAGACAGAACTAGGTCTGAAAGCTTGATTATGGACTCAGGTTGTTTACAAGAGGCTTCAGCGGTTTCTGATGAGGCGACCAACTTGGATGCTTAGGGTGGGTTTATTCcatgtttcttttattttcttttcattaacTCTATGATGTTACCAAGTCTGTTTGTTTGGAACTGTCAAGGGTGTGCGCCTCCTAAATTTGTTTGGATTGTTAGagattattttgcaaattttgaggTTGATATTGTTGCTTTTCTTGAGACACGTGTTAGTGGTTCGAAGGCTGACGAAATCATCTCGAAGATTGGTTTGGACTGTTCCCATAGGATAAAAGCTCGAGGCTTTGCTGGGGGTTTATGGACTTGTTGGAAAAATAGTGTCCAGGTCCACGTTCTTTTCAATGATCCACAGTTTATTCATTATTGTTTGGGAAAGAAGATGGGTTCAACAAATATTCTGGTGATGTTTGTTTATAGTTACGCGGATAAGCAAAAACGTAAGGTCTTGTGGGATCTATTGGATCAGGTTGCACAATCTGTTAACGAGCCTTGGGTTTTGATTGGGGATTTCAACTTTCTTCTCACCCCGAATGAAAAGAGAGGGGGTCACCCAATTATTTCTGGATGTAAATTATTCCAGAATTGTTTTCATAGCAATGGCTTGAGGGACCTTGGTTTCAAATGTCCTCAATTTACTTGGAGAAGATAGGCTATTTTTGAAAGACTTGATCGGAAAATTGGGAATAGTGAGTGGTGTCGTTTCTTCTCTAATGCAACAGTCTTTCATCTCCCTTGTCTCAAATCTGATCATAGTCCTATTTTGTTATCCATGAATTCTCCTAGCCACGCCCTTTGAGTTAGGCCTTTTCGCTTTTTAACTTCTTGGGTGTCTCATCCTACGTTTTCTCAATTTGTTCGGGATAATTTGAGACATGGGTCAAAAATATTTGGTAATCTTATTTCTCTTACtactaatatttaaaaaaaataaaattttgaggtTTATGGTCACATCTATCAAAGATGGTCCATGTATCTTCTGAATCTTGAAGTTGAGTTGCAAGTCAAGCATGAGAAGGTTCTGGATGAGGAAGAATTACTTTGGAAGCAAAATTTGAGATTTGACTGGATTCAGTTTGGAAACCGCAATAGGAAGTTTTTCCATAATAAAGCTCTCGTAAGGCAGAATTCTAACAAAAATTCTGCTTTGAAGTTTGGGGATTGTTGGTGCTATAATAATGAGGTTCTCATTCTTAAGATCAAGAATCCTGAATTTTTGTCCCATTATCGTCTAATAAATCTATGTAATGTTCTGTACAAGATTGTTACTAAGGTTATTGCCAACCGTCTCAAGCCAATTTTCCATTCCCTCATCGTTCAAAATCAAGTCAGTTTCGTGGCGGGGAGACAAATCAAAGACAACAATATTATTGCCCAAGAGACTGTACATTTGATGCGCACCAAAAAAGGGAAAACCTGGATGGCTATAAAAATGGACCTGGAGAAAGCATACGATAACTCTATTGGAATTTTATTGAAGATACCTTATTGGATGTTGGTTTTCCTTCGACTTTATCTAGTGTTGTCATAGAATGTATCTCGTCGATTTCCATACAGATAGTATGGAATAGAAGGCTTTCAGATAAGTTCTTTCCTAAGAGGGGTATTAGGTAAGGCTGCCCACTGTCTCCTTACATTTTCGTTCTTTGTATGGAGATATTAGGTCAATTAATCTAGAGAGGGGTTGAAGATAAGACTTGGAAACCAATTACTTTTGGGTAAAGATAGCCCATTTCACATCTTTTCTTCGCGGATGATCTTTTCTTATATGTTGAAGCAAATGTTGATCATGCACATAGAATAAAAGATGCTCTTAATACATTTAAAGCGGCTTCGGGACACAAAGTTAATGGGCAGAAAACTACGGTGTTCTTATCGAAAGATACAAATGTAACAATACTGTCACTATTTGTAGCATCCTTAGGTTATATCATTCTGATGATTTGGAGACCTATTTGGGTCTGCCCTTGTTTTATAAGTGAGTCATAACGaatacttttaattttattgtgaATAAAGTCCGACGTAAGTTGGATAGCTGAAATGCCAATATGCTTATGATGGCAGGACGGGATACTTTAGCAAGGTTAGTTCTGTTGCTGATATGTAATTATTTTATGCAAACTATGAAAATCTTTTATGGTATTTGCATAGAAATTGAGAAGATTGCCTGGGGTTTTATCTGGGGGAGTTCTGATTCTAACAAGAGATTTCTTTGGTTAAATGTCGGGATTGTTGCCAGCCTTTGTCTAATGGAAGTTGTAGTGGCCCAATTTTGCCCGGCCCAATACAAAAAAATAAACCCAAACAAAGATagaacaaaaacaaaataaataaagcctaatttacctttttattttttttaaaatgaagaTGGAGTGGCCACTGATCCTTTTTATTAAGTGTAATCGGATCACCTCAAAATTTAATCATCTAAACAAAAGATTAGAttttactaaaatgataatttttatcCTACGAAATCTAAGAATATAGGTTCGAGAGTctattacgtatgaggaaggattagcatcctTATAAggccaaaattggtacctagatGGTTACTTGATATTTTgatgtcaaaaattaaaaatttgaagagaatttaaaatacgatccctcctTGCATGAttttttgattaaaatattgcttaactaaattaattttcataaaaaaagaCTTTATTTTAAGTTAATCGAGAAGAAAAGATCATATCATATAAGTTAGGATACAATGCTAAAGCATATCAGTTTTAAAATGGATATTCAATTCTAAAAAGTAATGAACATTGCCTTGGTTTCAAATATTTCTCATTCATTAGGTAAAACAAAAGCAACTCTTAAAACGATATGCTTTagcattgtgtcctaacttacaggGCATGATCTTTTTTTCTCGATTAACTTGAAATAAGGTATTtttttgtgaaaattaatttagttaagcaatattttaatcaaaaaatcatgcaaagagggatcgtattttaaattctctttgaatttttaattttcgacatcaAAACATCGATTAACCAACTATGCTACGTATAAGTAAGGATCAATACCCTCATAGCGTCTAAATGAGGGTGTTGATCCTTCCTTATACGTAGCAGACTCCTGAACCTATATTCTTAGATTTTGTAGgctaaaaattatcattttagtaaaaTCTAATCTTTTGTTAAGATGATAGAATTTTGAGGTGACCTAATTACACCTAATAAAAAAGATCAGTGGCGACTCCatctttgttttaaaaaaaataaaaagtcaatTTCAAAAAAGAGGTTTCGACAGAAGTATTGGTTTATGATGCCTTAAAGAACAAAATGATTCTTTTATACTCAATTTGGGTTTCAATATCCTTACAAATAAGCAAGCTTTATGGGTTAGAGTTCTCTGAGACAAATATAAGATTTTAGAAGTTTTCTCGGATGATATTTCATGAAGtaaatgctcatttgtttggAGATCGCTTGCTAAGGATTGGCCTCTGTTGCACCAAAGTCTTCTTTGGTCTGTTGGAGATGGTAACCTTGTAAAATTTTGGACTGATAATTGGATAATGGATATAGGTCCCCTTCTTAATTACTTTCAGAGTCATTCTCTTATCGATACTTCTATCACTCAAAGAGAGGTTGTAACTATGGATGAAAACTGGAATTGGGGTTATCTGCGATGTTTTTTAGATAATAATATTCTTTCTTATATTGCGGGAATTCCGGTGCCAAATCCCTTGATTGGACAAGATGCACTTATCTCTATATGGTCTCCTAATGGTGATTTTACAGTCAAATTTGCTTATAGTATGCTTTTGAAACCCTTAAACCCATCGGATGATAAATGGGAGATTGTTTGATCATTGGATGGTCCTCAGTGAGTTCGTCAATTTCTTTGGTTGGTCTTCAAGGAACGCCTAATGACTAGTGTGGAACGTTGCAAAAGAGGAGTTTCGGAGAACCCTTCCTATGTGTTCCGTGAGAGTATTGCAAAAGAGCAATCTTGTGGGAGGTTTGGAAGTAGATTATCCCTTCCAAACTCTCGATTCAATTTTTTTCTAATGCTATGCAAGATTGGCTTCGGCGAATTTGAGGAAATTTTTGGCCTCGTGTTCTAGGATGTGGTTTGGCAATCTTTTTTTGGTATTGTTTGTTGGAAGCTTTGGAAACAAAGAAATTTCATGGTGTTCAAATGAGTCTCTTTCAACTTTG
The Gossypium arboreum isolate Shixiya-1 chromosome 10, ASM2569848v2, whole genome shotgun sequence genome window above contains:
- the LOC108487615 gene encoding uncharacterized protein LOC108487615, producing the protein MQLGAMFAIWYILNIYFNIFNKQVLKVYTFPATVTAFHFGCGTLMILIMWASNLYHRPKLTRSQLAVIIPLAIVHTLGNLLTNVSIGRVNVSFTHTIKAMEPFFIVLFSVLFLREWPTFWIVFSLIPVVGGVALASFTEASFNCTIYNMCTQKFFEEDLLQDTSAYYSRKASSWIEEDSCPEYMLKSEECLRKERERVSHYLHSSSETKLLKKVQHELLVTYANWLLEKEHSGCRALLRDDKVEDLSRMYRLYCKIPRGLEPVANVFKQHVTAEGTALVQQAEDAVSNYVNFVVVLLHPIL